Part of the Nitrosophilus alvini genome, ACTTTTAAACCGGAAACATTTGTGCAAATTGTTGAACAGAGCAACCTGTCGATGCTGAAGAAAGTACCCGGAATCGGCCCGAAGAGCGCTTCAAGGATATTGGTGGAATTAGGCGATTTTAAACTGGATTCCGGAGGCAAAACAGTTAGCGGTGCACATCAGGAAGCCCAGATGGCGCTTGAGAGTCTGGGATTTAAAAAAGAGCATATTTCAAAAGTACTCTCAGAATGCGAATCGGACAATACGGCTGATTTGGTAAAAGAGGCACTTAGAAAGATACAGAAGATCAAATAGAAATTGAATAGTGTGCAAAAAGGAATAAAATGAAAATCGCGATAGTTTTTGGCGGACAGAGTTTTGAACACGAAATAAGCATAGTCAGTGCAATTGCTTTGAAAGATATCATAAAAGAAAACGAGCTTCAATTTATCTTTTTGGATGCCGGGAGGGAGTTTTATCTCATTCCGGAAAGTGAAATGAAATCAAAGCTTTTTAGCAGCAAAGATTATAAAAAGTATCCGAATCTCTTTTTGAAAAATGGCGGCTTTTACCAAAAAGGGCTTCTTAAAGAGAAAAAAGTTGAAGCAGATGTAGTGCTCAATCTCGTCCACGGAGGAGATGGCGAAGACGGCAAACTTGCCTCACTGTTCGAATTTTTCTCGATCCCTTATATAGGCCCCAGAATTGAGGGAAGCGTTATCAGTTTCAATAAGCTTTTTACAAAAATGTTTGCCAAAGAGAAAGGCGTAAAAATATTGCCATATCAATTAATATCAAAAAATGGTGAAAGAAAGATCGAGTTTGATCTGCCTGTAATCATAAAGCCTCTCAGACTCGGAAGCTCTATCGGAGTCAGTGTTGTAAAAGATGAAAAAGGGCTTGATTTCGCATTGGATGTGGCGTTTGAGTTTGACGAAGAGGTGCTTGTTGAGCCCTTTATAGAAGGTGTCAAGGAGTACAACCTTGCAGGATGCAAAGGAGAGGATTTTCTGTTTTCAATGGTAGAAGAACCGCAAAAAGCCGAGTTTCTGGACTTTGAAAAAAAATATCTTGACTTTGCCAGAACCAAGCAGGTTTTGAAGGCCGATATTGCACAGTCTCTGGAAGATGAACTGAAAAAAGTGTTTAAAAAAATATATTTGCCTCTTTTTGAAGGGGCCTTGATAAGATGTGATTTTTTTGTTATTGACAACGAAGTGTATCTAAATGAGATAAATCCGATTCCCGGCAGTATGGCGAATTATCTTTTTGAAGACTTTGAAAATGTCATATTAAATCTGGCCCAGAATCTGCCAAAACAAAAAAATATTGAAGTTGAGTACAGGTATATACATACCATTCAGAAAGCGAAAGGTAAGTAGATATTGAAAATAGGAAAAATCGATCACGAATCATAAAGGAGCAAAATTGCCTGCAAAAATATACACTTTTGCCGTAGGAAAGATTGTTTCTGTAAGAAGACTTTCAGGCAAATATGACAAAGAGTTTGTGGAAGTCGCTTTGAATATGGAAATGAAAGACAAAGATGGACAAAATGTCTTTATGACAACATATGTAAATTTCAATATAAGAGAATATGAGAGATTGAAAAATTCGGAAGGTAAATATCTGGCAACGGTATTTAAGACATTTAT contains:
- the ruvA gene encoding Holliday junction branch migration protein RuvA, whose protein sequence is MIIGLVGKVEKKEPTFVHLNVGGVIYEVFVSVNCSSEIKEKEIRLHTTHIIREDNEALYGFVDINEKRMFDTLIKINGVGPKVAMAICSTFKPETFVQIVEQSNLSMLKKVPGIGPKSASRILVELGDFKLDSGGKTVSGAHQEAQMALESLGFKKEHISKVLSECESDNTADLVKEALRKIQKIK
- a CDS encoding D-alanine--D-alanine ligase, producing the protein MKIAIVFGGQSFEHEISIVSAIALKDIIKENELQFIFLDAGREFYLIPESEMKSKLFSSKDYKKYPNLFLKNGGFYQKGLLKEKKVEADVVLNLVHGGDGEDGKLASLFEFFSIPYIGPRIEGSVISFNKLFTKMFAKEKGVKILPYQLISKNGERKIEFDLPVIIKPLRLGSSIGVSVVKDEKGLDFALDVAFEFDEEVLVEPFIEGVKEYNLAGCKGEDFLFSMVEEPQKAEFLDFEKKYLDFARTKQVLKADIAQSLEDELKKVFKKIYLPLFEGALIRCDFFVIDNEVYLNEINPIPGSMANYLFEDFENVILNLAQNLPKQKNIEVEYRYIHTIQKAKGK